Genomic DNA from Haloplanus aerogenes:
AGTATCTCGACGTCTTCCGGCTGGACGAGTCGCTCGCCCTCGATGCACCCGCCGAATCGCTGACCTACCACGGCCACTGCCACCAGAAGGCGACCCAGAAAGACCACCACGCCGTCGGCGTCCTCCGTCGGGCGGGCTACGTGGTCGACCCCCTCGATTCGGGCTGTTGCGGCATGGCTGGCTCCTTCGGCTACGAAGCCGAACACTTCTCGATGAGCAAAGCCATCGGCCACATTCTGTTCGAGCAAGTGGACGAGAGTCCGGGCGACCGGGTCGTCGCCCCCGGCGCCTCCTGTCGCACCCAACTCGAAGACCACTACGACGACGAACCCCCCACCCCCATCGAACTGCTCGCACAGGCGCTTCGATAGCTCCCGGGGACGCAGAAGGATTTTACTTGGGTCGGACGAGGGGTGGAGTATGAACGTGATCGACGGCGACGCCGCGGGTGGCATCCTCGACGACATCACGGTCGTGGACCTGACGACGTTCGTCACGGGCGGGTTCGCGACGCTGATGCTCGCCAATCAGGGTGCCGAAGTCATCAAGGTGGAACGACCCGGCGCGGGCGACGACAACCGACACTCCGGGCCGCCCTTTGTCGAGCCCGATCCGGACTACGACGGGCCGGGGCGCACCGCCGACGAGAACGGCGAGTCGCCCTACTTCTGGACGATCAACTACGACAAGCTAAGTGTCGAGTTCAACCTCAAAACGGAGTCGGGGCTGGAGGCGCTCTACGACCTCGTCGCCGAGGCCGACGTGGTGGTCGAGAACTTCCGCCCGGGGACGGCGGAGCGCCTCGGTATCGGCTACGACGACCTGCAGGAGGTGAACGACGACCTCGTCTACTGTTCCATCTCCGCGTTCGGGGAGACGGGACCGTGGAGCAGTCGCCCCGGCTACGACCTCCTCGTGCAGGGCACGAGCGGCATCATGTCGGTCACGGGGCCGGAGGACGGCGACCCGGTGAAGGTGGGCCTCCCCCAGACCGACCTCATCACAGCCATGTGGGCGGCGTTCGGCATCGTCGGTGCGCTCTTCCGGCGCGAGCGGACAGGCGAGGGCGACCGTCTCGAACTCGGGATGCACGACGCCGCGCTCCCGTGGCTGACGAAACAGGCCGGCAAGGCGTTCGTCGGGGAGGAACCGACGCGCATGGGCACCAAGGACCCCGTCCTCGCGCCGTATCAGACCTACCCCACCGCCGACGGCTACCTCAACGTCGGCTGCGCGAACCAGAAACTCTGGGGCGAACTCTGCGAAGCCATCGACCGCCCGGAACTCGCCGAGGACGACCGCTTCGCCACCAACCCCGACCGGGTCGAACACATGGACGAACTCGAAGCCGAACTCTCGGCCGTGTTCCGCGAGCGACCGACCGACGAGTGGGTCGACCTGCTGGCCGAGGACCACGGCCTCCCGGTCGCACCCGTCTACGACGTGCCGACCGCCCTCGACAACGAACAGACGGAGGCTCGGGGCACCATCCGCGAAATCGAGCATCCGGCGCTCGGGACGGTGCCGGTGATCGAACACCCGATCAACTACGAGAACGCGACGGCCGGGTTCGACGGGGCACCGCCACTGTTGGGCGAGGACACCGAAGCGATTCTGGGGGAACTCGGGTACGACGAGGAGGATATCGACCGTCTCCGCGACGACGGGGCGATTCCGGACGCCTAGAGCCGTTCTTCGAGATCCGCCGCCACGGCGTCCGTCGTCGAGTCGCCGCCCAGATCCGGCGTGCGCGGCGCGTCGGAATCGGCCAACTGTTCGGAGACCGCATCCCACAGCGCCGTCGCGGCCGTCTCCTCCCCGAGGTTGTCGAGGAGCATCGATCCCGAGAGCACCGTCGCGAGCGGGTTGGCGACGCCCTCCCCGGTGATGTCGAACGCGCTCCCGTGGACGGGTTCGAACATCGAGGGGTGATCGTTGCCGGGGTCGATGTTCGCCGAGGGTGCCAGTCCCATGCTCCCGGTGACGATGGCGCCGATGTCGGTGAGAATGTCGCCGAAGAGGTTCGAACAGACGACCACGTCGAACTCGTGGGGGCGGCGGATGAAGTCCATGCTCGCGGCGTCGACGAGGAGGCGTTCGACCTCCACGTCCGGGTACTCCTCGCTCACCTCGTCGACGATGTCGTCCCAGAAGACCATCCCGTGCGCCTGTGCGTTCGACTTCGTGACGTTCGTCAGGTGGCCGGAGCGCTCGGTGGCGGCGTCGAAGGCGGCGCGGACGATGCGTTCGGTGCCGCGGCGGGTGTAGACGGCGCTCTGGACGGCCACCTCGTTGGCGAAGCCCCGGTGTTCGCGCCCGCCCACGTCGGCGTACTCGCCCTCCGTGTTCTCGCGGAAGACCAGAATGTCGATATCGCCGCCTTCGTATCCTTTCAGCGGGCTGTCGACGCCGTCGAAGAGGATCGCCGGGCGCTTGCAGATCGACTGGTCGAAACCTTTGCGGATGGGGAGGAGGAGGCCGTTGAGCGTGATGTGGTCGGGGACGTCGGGGTGGCCGACCGCACCCAGCAGGATGGCGTCGTGGCTCGCGAGTGTGTCGAGGCCGTCGTCGGGCATCATCGCGCCCTCGTTCAGGTAGCGTTCGGTCCCCCAGTCGTAGCGCGTGGTCTCGATGTCGAACCCGTGTGCGGCGGCGGCGGCGTGGAGGAGCGGCATGGCTGCGTCCACGACCGTCGGTCCGATCCCGTCGCCGGGAATGAGCGCGATGTCGTACGACATGGCCAAGGACTCGGGGGTCGCACACAAAAAGATACAATAATCGGTCCGATGGGGCGACGCCGGTTCGGGCCGTCTACGCCGTCGGATCGAGCGCTATCGACGCGTCCGGCCGCCCGCTGTCAGCGAAGACCCGCCGGAGGAACGGGTCGTCGAGGTGGTAGCCGTCGATGCGCTCGGCCAGTCGCGCGAGTTCCTCCTCGAAGGCGACGTACGCCGGGTCGGTGCGAAGGACGGACGGAGACTCCGACTCCAGCAGCGCCGCACGCTTCGAGAGGCTCGACAAGTACTGTTCGATCGCCTCACAGACGGTCTCTCGACGAAGGAGCGAGTCGACGAGGTCGACGTACTCCTCGCGCGTGACCGGCTTGGTGAGGTAGGCGTCGATGTCGAGGTCGATAATCTCCACGTCGGGGGTCGCCGCCGACACGAACGCGACGCGGAACTCGTGGGCACCAGCCCGGAGTTCTTCGAGCACCTCGTCACCCGACACACGGGGCATATGCCGGTCGAGGAGCACCACGTCGATGTCGGCGTCACAGCGGGCCAGCGCCTCGGCCCCGCAACTCGCCCGGACGACCTCGGCGTCGAGGTCGTCGAGCCACGTCTCGTAGAGATCGAGCAACGCCGATTCGTCGTCGACGATCAGCACGCGAGGCGTGTCGGACATCAGCGCCCCCCTCCCCGGTTGCCGGAGTTGCCGGACGAGCCGTCGGAGCCGCCGTCACTGCCCGAATTACCGCCACCGGAATTACCGGAGTTGCCACCCGAATTGCTGCCACCCGAGTCGTCGCTGTCCGAACTTCCCGCGTCGTCCGAGCCACCGGCGTTATCCGAGTTTCCCGCGTCGTCCGAGCCACCGGCGTTGTCGGAGTTCCCCGCATCACCACCGTTCGAACCACCGGCGTTATCCGAGTTTCCCGCGTCGTCCGAACCACCGGCGTTGTCGGAGTTCCCCGCATCACCACCGTTCGAACCACCGGCGTTATCCGAGTTTCCCGCGTCGTCCGAACCACCGGCGTTATCCGAGTTTCCCGCGTCGTCCGAACCACCGGCGTTGTCGGAGTTCCCCGCATCGCCGCCGTTCGAACCACCGGCGTTATCCGAGTTTCCCGCGTCGTTGCCGTCGGAATTGCCTGCGCTGGCATCGTCAGAGCGGCCGTCGTTTTCCGAGTTTCCGGCTTCGCCCGAGTTGCCCGGATCGTCCTTACCGTTGTCGTTACCGCTGCCCGGTTTCTCCGACGGACCGGCGGTAGTCGAGCGATTGCCGGCCGCATTGCCGTTACCGTTCCCGGCCTGCTCCGGTGGGCCGGTGTCCGCGGCGTTGTCGCGACCGTTTCCGGTCTGTTCCTCGTCTTCCTCGTCTTCCTCGTCCTCGTCGTCACCCTGTGCCGGCTCCGGCAGTTCGGCCGGACCGCGCTCGGGGTCGAGCTCACGGCTTCGGTCGTCGCCGGCGATCTGTCGTGCGATCTCCGCGACTTCCGGACCGCGGAGTTCGTCGGCGTCCTGCCGCAGTCGGTCGAGTTCCTCCCGGTTCACGCCACGGGATTCGAGCGCGGCGTCGGGGAGGTCACGGGTAACCCGCTCGCTCGATTCGAGCTGGGTCTGGACCGCCCCAATCTGGGCGGCCGTGACTGCCATCCGGGCCCGATACTCGCCGGGCGAAATCTCGCCCGACTGGCGGGCCTCGTGGAGTTCGGACTGTCGTTCGCGGAGGGTCTCGAGCCGCTCACGGACCGTGTTGAGTTCCGTCGCGACCACACCCGCTTTCGACGCGTTCGACTCGGCCCGAGCGACCCGCGTCGCCAGCGTCCGTTCCTCGAGTTCGCCGTCGATTTCGGCGCCCTGCACGCCGACGACGCCCGCGAGTTGTTGCCCCGGAGCGATCGAGGCGTTCTCGTCTCCCTCCGACCCGGAGGCGGTGGCTGTGGCGGTCGCGGTGCCGTTCGCCGTCGTCTGCTGTGCCACCCGATCCTGCGCCCCGTCGCCCACTTCCGCTGTCGCCGTCGCCGTCGTCGTCGGCTGCCCCAGAGCCGACACCGGGACTGCCACCACGCTAACGGTGACAGCGACGACGAGCGCGAACACGACGACATCCGGAACGTCTCGGCTCATCACGAATACTCGTACGAGGGAACACCCAATAAACTGGAACGAACCTCAAAAACGCTTAACCCGGATTAAACAGAGCGTAGGATCGGCCTGAACCACCGCAGTCTGGCGATTTGGAGACGTGTTAGAGAGACTATTGTTCGTCGTCCCCGTCGGGGAGCTTCAACACGTTCTCGCGGCCGAGGCGGAAGCCCTCGAGTTCACCCTCGTCGCGCAGGTCGCGGACGATCTGACTCGTACGGGCTTCGGTCCAGTCGAACGCCTCGACGATCTCCTGTTGTTTGACTCGGCCGCCGTGTTCGCGGACGAACTGGAGGACGCGCTCCTCGTTGCTCAGGAGGTCCTCACGAGTCTCGGTGGTCGCGCCAGCATCGTCGGCACCGTCACCGTCCGCGTCCGCCGCTTGGCCGTCGGCCGCCGTCCCTGCGCCGCGGTCGCCGAAGCGGTCGCGATAGCGCCACGCGGCCGCGACGACGACGAAGAGGAAGCCGATACCGAGGAGCGGAAGCGTCGATCCGCCGCCGTCCGGCGTTGGCGAGACGGTCCCGTCACCGCCGCCGCCGCCCGCGGCCGACGTGGTGACCGTCGACGCGGGTCGGAGGACGACACTCGGTTCGCCGGATACGAAACTCGTCTCGGCACCGCGCCAGACGACTGCGTCCTCCCGTCGCTCGTCGGGGGCAGGCGTGA
This window encodes:
- a CDS encoding DUF7096 domain-containing protein — its product is MSRDVPDVVVFALVVAVTVSVVAVPVSALGQPTTTATATAEVGDGAQDRVAQQTTANGTATATATASGSEGDENASIAPGQQLAGVVGVQGAEIDGELEERTLATRVARAESNASKAGVVATELNTVRERLETLRERQSELHEARQSGEISPGEYRARMAVTAAQIGAVQTQLESSERVTRDLPDAALESRGVNREELDRLRQDADELRGPEVAEIARQIAGDDRSRELDPERGPAELPEPAQGDDEDEEDEEDEEQTGNGRDNAADTGPPEQAGNGNGNAAGNRSTTAGPSEKPGSGNDNGKDDPGNSGEAGNSENDGRSDDASAGNSDGNDAGNSDNAGGSNGGDAGNSDNAGGSDDAGNSDNAGGSDDAGNSDNAGGSNGGDAGNSDNAGGSDDAGNSDNAGGSNGGDAGNSDNAGGSDDAGNSDNAGGSDDAGSSDSDDSGGSNSGGNSGNSGGGNSGSDGGSDGSSGNSGNRGGGR
- a CDS encoding isocitrate/isopropylmalate dehydrogenase family protein, which gives rise to MSYDIALIPGDGIGPTVVDAAMPLLHAAAAAHGFDIETTRYDWGTERYLNEGAMMPDDGLDTLASHDAILLGAVGHPDVPDHITLNGLLLPIRKGFDQSICKRPAILFDGVDSPLKGYEGGDIDILVFRENTEGEYADVGGREHRGFANEVAVQSAVYTRRGTERIVRAAFDAATERSGHLTNVTKSNAQAHGMVFWDDIVDEVSEEYPDVEVERLLVDAASMDFIRRPHEFDVVVCSNLFGDILTDIGAIVTGSMGLAPSANIDPGNDHPSMFEPVHGSAFDITGEGVANPLATVLSGSMLLDNLGEETAATALWDAVSEQLADSDAPRTPDLGGDSTTDAVAADLEERL
- a CDS encoding CaiB/BaiF CoA transferase family protein — its product is MNVIDGDAAGGILDDITVVDLTTFVTGGFATLMLANQGAEVIKVERPGAGDDNRHSGPPFVEPDPDYDGPGRTADENGESPYFWTINYDKLSVEFNLKTESGLEALYDLVAEADVVVENFRPGTAERLGIGYDDLQEVNDDLVYCSISAFGETGPWSSRPGYDLLVQGTSGIMSVTGPEDGDPVKVGLPQTDLITAMWAAFGIVGALFRRERTGEGDRLELGMHDAALPWLTKQAGKAFVGEEPTRMGTKDPVLAPYQTYPTADGYLNVGCANQKLWGELCEAIDRPELAEDDRFATNPDRVEHMDELEAELSAVFRERPTDEWVDLLAEDHGLPVAPVYDVPTALDNEQTEARGTIREIEHPALGTVPVIEHPINYENATAGFDGAPPLLGEDTEAILGELGYDEEDIDRLRDDGAIPDA
- a CDS encoding response regulator transcription factor, with amino-acid sequence MSDTPRVLIVDDESALLDLYETWLDDLDAEVVRASCGAEALARCDADIDVVLLDRHMPRVSGDEVLEELRAGAHEFRVAFVSAATPDVEIIDLDIDAYLTKPVTREEYVDLVDSLLRRETVCEAIEQYLSSLSKRAALLESESPSVLRTDPAYVAFEEELARLAERIDGYHLDDPFLRRVFADSGRPDASIALDPTA